The Saccharothrix violaceirubra genome segment GCACCGGTGACCAAGGCTTCCCGGACGCAGCATCGTCGTCGCCCGCCGTCTGGTGGAGAACGACAGCTTCAACGCCGTCGGCATCCGGGCCACCCGTCACCAGGCCCGGCCAAGTCCACCGCGACCGGCGACGCGCCTGCGGGGACCGCCACGCCGCCGCACTGCGCCACCTGTACAACCGCATACCCGGCCGGCTCGACCACTACCTCCGCAGGAGGACCTACGACCCGATCAAGGGTCTTCGCCCAGGACCTTCCTCTCGACCCGCCGCACGATCGGGGTGATGGGCAGGACATGGACGCTCCGGCCCGCCCGTCAGGGAACGAACGCCGGAAGTACCGCCTGCGGATTGGGCATTGTCCGACCGCGTCGCGGGAAGGCGTCGACCATCCGCTTGTTCGGCAGTCCTCAGGTGGGCCTCGGCGGTTCGGCTGCGATCACGACTCGGGGACGTCAGCGGCATCACCCCACGGGAACAGGGTCGGCGCGTTGGGTGCGCAGCGGTGAGCACAGGACCCACAGGACCGCCAGCACCTGGCCGACCAGTCCGATCCACAGCGTCGGCACGATGCCCAGTCGGGCGCCGAGCACACCGCCGAGCACGCCGCCGAGAGGCATCGTGCCCCACACGACGAACCGCACGCTGGCGTTCATCCGGCCGAGCAGGTGGTCGGGACAGATCGCCTGGCGGTAGCTGACCTGGGCGACGTTGTAGACCACCACGCCGTAGGCCATGACGATCTCCGACACGGCCGCGAACCCCAGTCTCCAGCCGGCCTCCGCGAACGGGAACAGCAGCACGACCGGCTGGGTGAACAGCATCGCCGCGATGATCGTGCGCGACTGGCCCAGGCGCCGCGTCCACCACCCGGCGGTCAGCGCGCCGAGCACGCCGCCGATGCCGCCGAAGCTGAACAGGAGCCCGACCGTGCCGTCGGACAGGTCGAGCGTGCGGACCAGGAACAGCACGCACACCGCGTAGAACACGCTGCTGAACAGGTTCGCGGTCGCCGTGCAGCCGACGATCGCGCGCAGTGACCGGTTGCCGAACACGAACCGCAGCCCTTCACCGATCTCCGCGAGGAAGTTCGGCATGGCGGGCTTGGCCGGCTCCGGCTCGGGCGTCCGGATGCGCAGCAGGGCGAGCGCCGACCCGAGGTAGCCGATCCCGGTCGCGAGCACGCCGACGGCCGCGCCGACCACCTGGGCGATGCCCCCCGCGATCGCCGGGCCGGACACCTCCGCGACCGACTGGGTGACGGTGAGCTTGGAGTTGCCCTCCACCAGCCGCTCCCGACCCACGAGCGTGGGCAGGTAGGACTGGTAGGCCACGTCGAACATCACGGTCGCCGCGCCGACCAGCAGCGCGACCACCACCAGGTGCCCGAACGTCAGCACGTCGAGCCACCACGCCGTCGGCACGGACAGCAGCAGCACGAACCGGACGCCGTCGGCCGCCAGCATCACCGGCCGACGGCGCGATCTGTCGACCCACACGCCGGCGGGCAGGCCGATGAACAGGAACGCGGCCGTGGTGGCGGCCGTGAGCAGGCCCATCTCGAACGGGCTCGCGGCGAGGGTGCCCGCCGCGAGCAGGGGCAGGACCGTGCGTCCGATCGTCGCGCCCAGGTGGCTGGTGGCGTCGCCGATCCAGAGCAGTCGGAAATCTCGGTGGGACCACAGGGACATGGCGACGAGTGTCCCGGGAGTGATTGGAAAGTGTCAATCACTGGTCGACCTAGACTGTGCCGGTGGAACGACGACCCGCGACCGAGGCCGAGGCCGCCGCCCTCGCCTCGGCGGTGCGGCTGCGCATCATCCGGTTGACGGGCGAGGTCCCGTTGACCAACAAAGAGCTGGCCGAACGCCTCGACCGCGACCCCGCCACGATGCTCCACCACGTGCGCAAACTCGTCGCCGCGGGCTTCCTGGAGGCGTTGCCGCCGCGGCCCGGCAACCGGGGGGCGAAGGAGATCCCCTACCGGTCGACCGGCCTGTCCTGGCGGCTGTCGCACGATGCCGACCCGCCGTCGATCGCCGAGGCGATGCTGGAAGCGTACCTGGCCGAGGTCGCCGAACTACCCGAAGGGGTGATGGACCAGTCACGGTTGGTGGTCCGTTGCGATCCCGGGGAACTGAAACGGCGCCTCAGATCGTTGTTGGATGAGCTGGCCGCGGAGCCGGACGACCCGGAAGGCGAACGCTTGGCGCTCTACCTCGCGGTGTACCCGCAGGGGTGATCGCACGGTCGTCCGCCCGGGACTAAAACATTCGGCGGCACCTGCGGGACGTGCGACGATGAAGGGCAAATGACGGAAAACACGCAGTACGACACCGACCGGTTCGACGACCGCGACGACGAGCTGTCGACCGGCGACCTGGCACTCGCCGACCGCGCCGCGCTGCGCCGTGTCGCGGGCCTGTCCACCGAACTCCAGGACGTCACCGAGGTCGAGTACCGACAGCTCCGGCTGGAGCGGGTCGTGCTCGTGGGCGTGTGGACCGAGGGCACGGCCCAGGACTCCGAGGCGTCCCTGGCCGAACTCGCCCTGCTCGCCGAGACCGCGGGTTCCGAGGTCCTCGAAGGGCTCGTGCAGCGCCGCGACCGACCGGACCCGGCGACCTACATCGGCTCGGGCAAGGTGACCGAGCTGCGCGACGTGGTGATCGCGACCGGCGCCGACACCGTGATCTGCGACGGCGAGCTGTCGCCCGGCCAGCTCCGCCAGCTCGAGGAGAAGCTCAAGGTCAAGGTCGTCGACCGGACCGCGCTCATCCTCGACATCTTCGCCCAGCACGCGTCCTCCAAGGAGGGCAAGGCGCAGGTCGAGCTGGCCCAGCTCCAGTACCTGCTGCCCCGCCTGCGCGGCTGGGGCGAGTCGCTGTCGCGACAGGCCGGTGGTCGCGCCGGCGGCGGGAACGGCGGCGTGGGTCTGCGCGGCCCCGGTGAGACCAAGCTCGAGACCGACCGGCGGCGCATCCGCGCGCGGATCGCGAAGCTGCGCCGGCAGATCGAGGCGATGGGCGTCATCCGGGAGACCAAGCGGCACCACCGCGTGGTCAACTCGGTGCCCAACGTCGCGATCGCGGGCTACACCAACGCGGGCAAGTCCAGCCTGCTCAACGCGCTGACCGGCGCGGGCGTGCTGGTCGAGGACGCGCTGTTCGCGACCCTGGACCCGACCACGCGGCGCACGACGACGCCCGACGGCCTGCCGTTCACGCTGACCGACACGGTCGGCTTCGTCCGGCACCTGCCGCACCAGCTCGTCGAGGCGTTCCGGTCGACGCTGGAGGAGGTCGCGGACGCCGACCTGCTGCTGCACATCGTCGACGGCTCGGACGCCATGCCCGAACGGCAGGTCAAGGCCGTGCGCGAGGTGATCACCGACATCTCGTCGCGCCGCGACGACCCGATGCCGGCCGAGCTGCTGGTCGTGAACAAGATCGACTCGGTGGGCGAGCTGGGCCTGGCCCGACTGCGCCACCTGTTCCCGGGCGCGGTGTTCGTGTCCGCGCACACCGGCGAGGGCATCGCCGAGCTGCGCGAACGCGTGGCCGGCCTGATCCCCCGCCCCGACGTGGTGATCGAGGCACTGGTGCCGTACTCGCGCGGCGAACTGGTCGCGCGCGTGCACCGCGAGGGCGAGGTGCTCAAGGAGCGCCACACCGGCGAGGGCACCGAGCTGAGCGCCCGGGTCCGACCCGACCTCGCGGGCGCGCTCGAGCGCTTCGCCGTCGACGGGAGCCGGATCTGAGGGCGCTGCTCGTCGCGCTCGGACTGATCGTGACGGCCGGTTCCGCTTCGGCGGGACCGGCCGTCGTCGATGCCTGCGCGATCACCGACCCGCGGCTGGCCGAGCTGTCCGGGCTCGGGTCGGACGGCACGTCCTGGTACGCGGTCGCCGACAGCGACGACGGGCGCATCGAGGTCCAGGTGCTCGACCGCTCCTGCGCGATCACGCGGACGATCGTGGGCGCCACCGATCCGTTCGACGTCGAAGACCTGGCGTTGGCCCCGGACGGCACGCTGTGGCTGGCCGACACGGGTGACAACCGGCGGAGTCGGCAGACCGTGGCCCTGCACGCGGTGTCACCGGACGGGACGACCCGGCTGTTCCGGTTGACCTACCCGGACGGAGCGCACGACGCCGAAGCGTTGCTGCTCGACGGCGCGGGCGTGCCGTACATCGTCACGAAGGAGGCGTTCGGCTCGCCGCTGGTGTACCGGCCGACCGGTCCGCTGGTGCCGGACGGGACCGAGCCGCTGGAGCAGGTCGCGAAGCTGTCGCTGCCCGGCAGCGACACCACCGGTGGACCGGCGGTCGGTTCCGTGGTCACCCGCGTGGTGACCGGCGGCGCGATGTCGCGGGACGGCCGGGTCGCGGCCGTACGGACCTACACCGACGCGTACCTGTACCCGGTGGTCGACGGCGACCTGGCCACGTCGCTGGAGGCCGACCCGGTGCGCGTGCCGCTGCCCGGCGAGCCACAGGGCGAGGCGCTCGCGTTCGACCCCGACGGCACGTTGGTGTCCGCGTCCGAGTTCGGCGACACCGGCGCCTCGTCGGCCGTCCGGACCGTGGCCGGCGCGGCGGCCCTGGCCGTGCCCGCGCCACCGCCCACGACGACGACCACCGCCGCTCCCCCGGCGTCGGCGCGGAGTGTCGACGCCGGCGAGTCCGTGTCACCGGTGTGGGTGATCGGCGGCGGACTCGGCGCGCTGGCGCTGCTCGCGTTCCTCGTCCGCCGGCGACGACGGACCTAGGACGTTCCGGTGGTGGCGGGTGCGGGTCGACGGCACGTGACCCGCACCCGGACTAGAGCCGGCGCAGCACCGCGACGACCTTGCCCAGGATCGACGCCTCGTCGCCCAGGATCGGCTCGTACGCGCTGTTGTGCGGCATCAGCCACACGTGGTCGTCCTTGCGCTTGAACGTCTTGACCGTCGCCTCGTTGTCGATCATGGCGGCGACCACGTCGCCGTTGTCGGCGGTCGGCTGGCGGCGGACCACGACCCAGTCACCGTCGGTGATGGCCGCGTCGACCATGGAGTCGCCGACGACCTTCAGCAGGAACAACTCGCCCTCGCCGACCAGGTCGCGCGGCAGCGGGAAGACGTCCTCCACCGCCTCCTCGGCCAGGATCGGGCCACCGGCGGCGATGCGGCCGAGCATCGGCACGTACGCGGGCGTCGGCTTGGACGCCGGGTCGAGCCCGGTCACGATCTCCGTCGGCAGCACGCCCACCGCGCGCGGCCGGTTCGGGTCGCGGCGCAGGAAGCCCTTGCGCTCCAGCGCGCGCAACTGGTGCGCGACCGACGACGTGGAGGTCAGCCCGACCGCCTCGCCGATCTCGCGGACGCTGGGCGGGTAGCCGAACCGGTCCAGCCAGTCGCGGATCACGTCGAGCACCTTGCGCTGGCGCAGCGTCAGGCCCGCGTTGCCCGCGACGTCCGCCGGTTCGGGGCCGGACGGCGCGTCGGTGCGCGGTTCGTCCTCGGTCTTGCGTGCCACGGTGCTCCTCCTCACCGGTCCCGATCACCCAGGCCGGCTGGTCGTCGATCTTCGACTTAGAAAAGTAGTCGCACTCCGTGTCCAGATCAAACACCTGTTCGAAGTAAATACCGGCGTGTCCTTCCCGTGGCGCCGGTCCGAGTGGTAGACATTCGCACGGACGTTCGATTCGAACAAAAGTTCGATCTTGGTACGCGGACCTGCGACGGAGGGCTCCAATGGCGGTGGTGATCGGCACACGGGACGGGTTCGAACTCGTCGAGCACGACGGTGTCGGGGTGCCACCCGGACCACGCGTCGTACGGCGGTTCGCCGTGACGGACACCGGCCGTCCGGCGGCGGAATCGCGTCCGGCCACGGCCCCCGAGCCACCACGCCCCGCAGTCCCGGCCGACCGGACCAGGCGCACGGGGCTGCTGCGGTTGCTCGCGTACGGTGTGCTGACGGCCGTGATCTCGGCGTGCCTGGCGTTGACGTACGGGTACGTGTCGGGCGCGATGACCGTGCCCGAACGCACCAGCGTGGTGTACGTCCAGGCGGGTGAGACGTTGTGGGACGTGGCCGCGCGCAGCGCGCCGGACAGCGACGTCGACGCGGTCGTGGACCGGATCCGCGAACTCAACCACCTGACCTCCGACGAGGTGCTGCCCGGCCTCGCCCTCGTCGTGCCGGACGGACGCGAGCCACCATCGCCCTGACCCCGGTCGGCACGACCTTGTGGCGGCGCCTCCCGCCACGAGTCCGCCGCGGCCGCCCCCTCGTCGGCCAGGGCGAGCCGGCCCGGATGGGCTGCGACGTGTCGGAATGCGGGCAGGCCTTTCCGGCGTCCGAGTCGCCGCAAACCCGGTCCTGGCGAAAGGATTCCCGTCCGGGCCGCCGGCTCTTACCGGGGCCCGTTGCAGCCGAGATCACCTGACCTGCGACCAAGGACTGCGCCGCGGCGACACGCGCACCTCACCTCGTCGGGACTGGGCCCTGCCTGAGGTTCCCGCCAGGTGGCACTCGTCGTCGGCACGAATGCGAGACGCTCTGACGCATCGGGCCACGCCCGGGGTCCGGCAGTTCCCCCGGCGCCCACCCGACCCGGAGTGGACACCAGCGGCCACGCCCCCCTGACACCTGCCCACACCGGCATGCCGGGCAGAATCGCAGACTCCGCGTGACGCACCGGTGGCCCTGCGCGGCACCCGGGCGTCGGCCTGTGACGGGTCTGTCGCGGTCGGTTCCACCCGGCGGGTCGAGTTGCGGCGGCCAGGGTCTCAGGCATAGGTTGACCCCCACATCTAGTGGTTACACCGCTGTAGTTGGTCCACAGGTTGGGGTATTCCCCACGGTGTGGCTGACGCGGTGAGTGCTGCGCGCGTGAAGGGGGAGCAGTCGTGCGGTGCCCGTTCTGCCGGAATTCGGACTCCAGGGTCGTGGACTCGCGGGAGGTCGACGAGGGGCAGGCGATCCGGCGCCGGCGATCGTGCTCGAGCTGCGGCCGGCGGTTCACCACCGTCGAGGAGGCGGTGCTGGCGGTCCTCAAGCGGTCGGGGGTGACCGAGCCGTTCAGCCGGGACAAGGTCGTCGTCGGCGTGCGCCGGGCGTGCCAGGGCCGCCCGGTCGACGAGGACGCGCTCCAGGTGCTGGCCCAGCGGGTCGAGGAGTCGATCCGGTCCGCCGGGCACGCCGAGGTCCCCAGCAACGAGGTGGGCCTGGCCATCCTCGGCCCGCTGCGCGAGCTCGACGAGGTCGCCTACCTGAGATTCGCCAGCGTCTACAAGTCGTTCACCTCGGTGGCCGACTTCGAACGTGAGATCGCCGCGCTGCGCGAGCCCGCCGACGACTAGATCACGGATTTCCGCGACCGCATCGGACGGGGAGCCCGGACGTGGTCGCGATCGAGGACAACCAAGCCAGTTCGAGGAGAGGGACCGGGGATGACGGAAACCGTCGGTGGCACCACGGCGAAGAACGCCGGCCGCAACAACGGCAAGCGGGCCGGCTTGTCGATCGGCCGGGTGTACACCACCGCGGGCACGCACCCGTACGACGAGGTCACGTGGGAACGCCGGGACGTCGTGATGACGAACTGGCGGGACGGCTCGATCAACTTCGAGCAGCGCGGGGTCGAGTTCCCCGATTTCTGGTCGGTCAACGCGACCAACATCGTGACCAGCAAATACTTCCGCGGCGCCGTGGGCACCCCGCAGCGCGAGCACAGCGTGCGCCAGTTGATCGACCGGGTCGTGAAGACCTACACCGAGGCGGGCACCAAGCACGGCTACTTCGCCACCGAGGCCGACGCCGAGGTGTTCGAGCACGAGCTGACCTGGATGCTGCTGCACCAGGTGTTCAGCTTCAACTCGCCGGTGTGGTTCAACGTGGGCACGCCGTCGCCGCAGCAGGTCAGCGCGTGCTTCATCCTCTCGGTCGACGACACCATGGA includes the following:
- a CDS encoding ArsR/SmtB family transcription factor, which encodes MPVERRPATEAEAAALASAVRLRIIRLTGEVPLTNKELAERLDRDPATMLHHVRKLVAAGFLEALPPRPGNRGAKEIPYRSTGLSWRLSHDADPPSIAEAMLEAYLAEVAELPEGVMDQSRLVVRCDPGELKRRLRSLLDELAAEPDDPEGERLALYLAVYPQG
- the lexA gene encoding transcriptional repressor LexA, yielding MARKTEDEPRTDAPSGPEPADVAGNAGLTLRQRKVLDVIRDWLDRFGYPPSVREIGEAVGLTSTSSVAHQLRALERKGFLRRDPNRPRAVGVLPTEIVTGLDPASKPTPAYVPMLGRIAAGGPILAEEAVEDVFPLPRDLVGEGELFLLKVVGDSMVDAAITDGDWVVVRRQPTADNGDVVAAMIDNEATVKTFKRKDDHVWLMPHNSAYEPILGDEASILGKVVAVLRRL
- the nrdR gene encoding transcriptional regulator NrdR, with product MRCPFCRNSDSRVVDSREVDEGQAIRRRRSCSSCGRRFTTVEEAVLAVLKRSGVTEPFSRDKVVVGVRRACQGRPVDEDALQVLAQRVEESIRSAGHAEVPSNEVGLAILGPLRELDEVAYLRFASVYKSFTSVADFEREIAALREPADD
- a CDS encoding MFS transporter produces the protein MSLWSHRDFRLLWIGDATSHLGATIGRTVLPLLAAGTLAASPFEMGLLTAATTAAFLFIGLPAGVWVDRSRRRPVMLAADGVRFVLLLSVPTAWWLDVLTFGHLVVVALLVGAATVMFDVAYQSYLPTLVGRERLVEGNSKLTVTQSVAEVSGPAIAGGIAQVVGAAVGVLATGIGYLGSALALLRIRTPEPEPAKPAMPNFLAEIGEGLRFVFGNRSLRAIVGCTATANLFSSVFYAVCVLFLVRTLDLSDGTVGLLFSFGGIGGVLGALTAGWWTRRLGQSRTIIAAMLFTQPVVLLFPFAEAGWRLGFAAVSEIVMAYGVVVYNVAQVSYRQAICPDHLLGRMNASVRFVVWGTMPLGGVLGGVLGARLGIVPTLWIGLVGQVLAVLWVLCSPLRTQRADPVPVG
- the hflX gene encoding GTPase HflX encodes the protein MTENTQYDTDRFDDRDDELSTGDLALADRAALRRVAGLSTELQDVTEVEYRQLRLERVVLVGVWTEGTAQDSEASLAELALLAETAGSEVLEGLVQRRDRPDPATYIGSGKVTELRDVVIATGADTVICDGELSPGQLRQLEEKLKVKVVDRTALILDIFAQHASSKEGKAQVELAQLQYLLPRLRGWGESLSRQAGGRAGGGNGGVGLRGPGETKLETDRRRIRARIAKLRRQIEAMGVIRETKRHHRVVNSVPNVAIAGYTNAGKSSLLNALTGAGVLVEDALFATLDPTTRRTTTPDGLPFTLTDTVGFVRHLPHQLVEAFRSTLEEVADADLLLHIVDGSDAMPERQVKAVREVITDISSRRDDPMPAELLVVNKIDSVGELGLARLRHLFPGAVFVSAHTGEGIAELRERVAGLIPRPDVVIEALVPYSRGELVARVHREGEVLKERHTGEGTELSARVRPDLAGALERFAVDGSRI
- a CDS encoding LysM peptidoglycan-binding domain-containing protein; translation: MAVVIGTRDGFELVEHDGVGVPPGPRVVRRFAVTDTGRPAAESRPATAPEPPRPAVPADRTRRTGLLRLLAYGVLTAVISACLALTYGYVSGAMTVPERTSVVYVQAGETLWDVAARSAPDSDVDAVVDRIRELNHLTSDEVLPGLALVVPDGREPPSP